Sequence from the Catenuloplanes indicus genome:
ACGTCACCAGCCGGCCCGCAGCCAGCGCGGCCGCGACCGCCCGCAGCTCGTTGTCGCGCCCCACGAAGCTGGTCAGCTGGGCCGGCACACCGTGCCGATCGGCGCCGTCGGCGCGCGACGGCACGGCGTCCGCGTCGGCCGTGCCGGGTGGCCCGGCCGGCACCGGACGGGTGGACCCGGCCGGTCCGGCGTCGGGAGACTCCGCCGACGCCGGACCGGAAGATCCGGCCGGCACCGCACCGGCAGACCCCGCCGACGCCACACCGGGAAACCCCGCCGGCACCGCACCGGAAGACCCGGTCGACACCGCACCGGAAGACCCGGCCGGCGCCGGGCCGACCGGTGTGCCGCGCAGAATCGCCGTGTGCAGCGCGGACAGGTCCGGTGACGGATCCGCGCCGAGCGTGTCGGCGAGCGTGCGCCGGGCCGTCTCGAACGCGGCCAGCGCCTCGGCCGGCCGCCCGTCCGCGGCCAGCGCGCGCATCAGCAGTGCCCACGCGCGTTCGCGCAGCGGGGCCGCCACGACCAGGTCCCGCAGCGGTCCGATCACCGCGCGCGGCGCACCGGCCGACAGTTCCGCCTCGGCAAGATCCTCGGCCGCGAACCGCCGTGCCTCGGTCAGCCGGGTGACCTGAGCGTCCGCGAACGGTGCCGCACGGACGTCGGCGAGCGGCTCGCCGCGCCACAGCGCGAGCGCCTCGCGCAGCGGCGGTACCGCGCGCGCTGGTTCACCGGCCGCGAGCGCGTCGCGGCCCGCCGCGGCCAGCCGGGCGAACCGGTGCGCGTCCACCTCGTCCGGGTCGATCGCCAGCCGGTAGCCGCCGCCGTCGTGCTCCACCGGCAGCACCGCGCGCAGCCGGGAGATCTGCGACTGCAGCGCGTTGCCCGCACCGGCCGGTGGCCGGTCGCCGTACACCCCGTCGATCAGCCGGGCGGCCGGGACCGGGCGGCCGGCGTCCAGCAGCAGCATGGCGAGCAGCGCGCGCAGTCGCGCACCGCCGAGCGGCACCGCCCGCCCGGCCGCGCCGTCCGCCCGCACCGGGCCCAGAATCCCGAACCGCACCCCGCCATTCTCACCGGTCGCGCCGAAACCCCGACGCCAGGTGCCGGCCGGCGATCACGCCTTGACGGCGTCGTCCGGACCGGCTGACGGGTCGGCGGACGGCCCGGCCGGGGCCGATGGTGCCGGACCACCCGGGTCAGCCGGGTCAGCCGTGCCCGCCGGGTCCGGGTCGTTCGGCTCCGTGCCCGGGCCGCTGAGCTGCTCGCGCAGGTACGTCCAGAAGACCGCGACCAGCGCCGCCACCGGCACCGCCAGCAGCGAGCCGACGATGCCGGCCACGCTGCCGCCGAGCGTCACCGCGAGCAGCACCACGGCCGCGTGCAGGCCCAGGCCGCGGCTCTGGATCATCGGCTGGAAGACGTTGCCCTCCAGCTGCTGCACGACCAGGATGATCGCCAGCACGATCAGCGCGGACCAGAATCCCTCGAAGACGAGCGCGATCAGCACCGCGACGAAACCGGCGAACAGCGCGCCGACGATCGGCACGAACGCGGCGACGAACGTCAGCACGGCCAGCGGCAGCACCAGCGGCACGCCGACGATCCACAGTCCGATGCCGATGAAGACCGCGTCGAGCAGGCCTACGAACGCCTGGGACAGCACGAACGAGCCGAGCGTCCGCCAGCTGCGCTCCGCGATCGTCGGGATGTCCACCGCGAGCCGGCCCGGCAGCTGACGGCTCAGCCAGGGCAGGAACCGCGGGCCGTCCTTGAGGAAGAAGAACATCAGGAACAGCGCGAGCACGGTCGTGATGACGCCGTTGAGCACCGTGCCGACGCCGGTGATCGTGTAGTTGACGATGCTGCTGGCGCTGGACTGGATCTGCTCGATCGCGGTGTTGAACGCGTTGTCGACCTGCGCGTCGCCGATGTTCAGCGGCGGGCCGGACGCCCACTCGCGCAGCTGGGTGATGCCGTCGACGACGCCCTTGGCGAGCTCCGGGCCCTGTCCCGCGACCGGCAGCACGATGCCCACGATGATGCCGGCCGCGACCAGCAGGAACAGCAGCGTGACGACGGTCGCGGCGAGCGCCGGCGGCCAGCCCCACTTGCGCAGCAGCCGGGCCGGCGGCCAGGTGAGCGTGGTGAGCAGCAACGCCACCGTCAAGGGCCAGACGACCGGCCACGCCCAGCCGAGCAGCTTCAGCAGCACGTAGCCGAGCAGCATGACGACGAGCGTCTGACCGGCGACGAGCGCGGCGGTGCCCAGGGCGGATCGGCTCTTGGCCGCGTTCAGGACCTTCACCCCCGTACCATATGGGATCTGTCCGCTCACCACCCGCTGGACGCGGCGTGGACCGGCGAGCGGGGCCGCGCGGCCGGCGACGACCGGCCGGAGCATGGGCGCGGAGCGGACGAACGGCCTCGTGTACGGGTGGACCGGGTTGCCGATCACGTCGCGGACCGCCCAGGAGGCCATCGTGATCAACGTGAACAACCTGCGCCGGGTCGGCCCAGTCACGATCGCGGAGTCCTGACCGATCACTCCAGCATCCGTTGCAGTTCCCCGATCCACCTCTGGCGGGATTGGTCCGGCACGTCCGCTTGCATCGCGTGGACCGTCACGAGGACAGCGCGGGCGCTGCGCCGCCGCACATACGTGCCCACCTGCGGTGACCAGCCACTGGTGACCGCATGGACCGCGGCGTCGCCGGCGTGCCGGATCTCGTCCGGGTCCTCGCCGAGTACCGCCGCCAGCTGGAACCGGCTGATCGCGGCGGCTATCGAGTAGGCGCGGTCACCGTCGGCCACGAAGGTGGTGGTCGCGTCCGCGAAGCGCGCCATCAGCGGCTGCACCGCGTGCATCAGCGTCTCGTTGACCCGGTCACGCACCAAGTTGCTCTGCCGGGCCAACCCGTCGGCGTGGGTGTGCTGCCAGGAGGTCATCGTGCGCGTGGGGTGACCCGGATGGATGCGATAGTGCCAGTAGGGGTCGACCAGTGGTGGCAGCGACGAGCGGTCGAGCAGCACGACGAGATCACGGCGGTCGCCGAGCCAGACCGCTCGCGTCTGCAGCGTGAAGACCACGGCCCACCAGGCGACTGTCCCTAACATCGCCTGCCAGAGCAACGCGTGCCGTCGCCAGCTCAGCGCCAGGTCAACAGCACCCGGAAACAGCTCACTCGCCCGCACCCCGCCGTTCAGCACGACCGCGAGCAGCAGCAGATTCAAGTCATACACCGCGTACCGTTCCGGCACCGGCAGCGTCACGGGTACATAGTCGCGCACGTCCTGATCGGTAGGCCGCCGGTCGAGCCGCTGGAACAACGTAACCGGCAGACTCCGCACCGCGTCCGCACGGTGTTGGGTAGCGAGACCGGCCACGAACGCCAGAACGGACTCACGGTTGGTCAGCGGCGCGAAGGACAACAGTGCGTGCAGCTGATGGTCCCGGCAGCCCGTCGAGCCGAACACCGCACCAGCCGCGTCCATCTCCTCCCTCGCGAGTTGCTCGATCAGGCGCACGGTCAGCCGCGCGATCAGATACTCACCGAACGTGGCGTGAAGAAACTCGTAGGTCCGCAGCCGGGCACCGGCCTGATTCGCCTCGCTGCGCTGCATGAAGAAGAAGCGCCCGACCAACTGCTCCGCAGCACCGAGTTTCCGCCGGAAGTCCCCGGCCAGCTCGACACGGCGATCCGGCATCAACGCGCGCAGATCCGCGTCCAGCTCGTGCTCGGCGATCCACTGGCGATTCCGGTTGAACATGCCGAACGCGGCCACGGAGAGGCGGAGCAGTTCCGCCTCGACCAGCGCGGCGAGGGTCACCTCGTCCGCCGGCTCGTGCGTCTTGCTCACCTCACGCCGAGCGAACGTGGTGAGCAGGCGCTCGTAAAGGGCGCCCTCGTCAAGGGCCTCGCCGGCGGCGCGGAGCGCGTTCGCGTCCGCGTCGTAGAGCGCCAGCATCATCAGTAGCAGCGGTTGTCCGGCCAGCTGGGGCTGCCGCAACACCACCTCCGCGTCGAGCACGGCAAGCCCGCGGCCGTGCAGCGCAGCGGTGTTCGCCGTGTTCCAGATGGCGAGCCACCGCTCGACATGCGGCCGACGGAACGGCTCCAAGCGCAGGCACAGTGTGCCAGCCGGCGGGCGGGCCCGGTCGGCGACCGCGGTACGGCTGGTGACCAGCACCACGACCGGCCGGCCAAGGTCGGCCTCGCGTCGTTGGAACGCGGCGACCTTGCTTAGGTAGTCGGACTGGCTGACGCCGGTGGCTTGCAGCAACTCGTCGAAGCCGTCGATCAGCACCACCGGCAGCGCCGGCCCCGCCGCACGGACCAGCGCGGGCCAGGAGAGTGTTTCGCCGGTGGCGGCACGGACCGCGTACTCGATCTGGTCCTGCACGTCCGCCTCGGCCGGGACCTCTCGCAGCACCACGCGGACGGGCAGGAAGTGGCGCGCATCGAGACGCGCCGCGAGGATCCGGGTAAGTACCGACTTCCCGGCCCCCGGCTGGCCCAGCACCAACAGCGGCGACTCCGTGGCTCCTGGCGTGGTCAGGTGGCTCGCCAGGAACTCGGCAAGGTCGGATCGGGCCGTCACCTGCTCCCACCAAGCCTCCTCGGCCGGCGACCCGGCCGCGGCCACCTGATCCAGCCAAGCCTCGCCGGCTGAGGACGCGGTCGAATCGACTGTGCGGATCCGGAAGTCCGGGTCGACGTAGCCGAGCGCGAGCGTGGGGATGGTGAGGTCGCCGGAGACGGCACCATCGGAGAGGATCGGCCGATCCAGCGCGGCTTGCCAGGCGCGGACGAGGCTGGCGGCCACGTCGCCGGGTGTGTGCTCCGAGGCGATCGGCGCGAGCACCGTCTCGATCCGGGACAACGCGGTACCGATCTCCCGTTGCCGCGTCTCAGCGGTCCAGAAGCCGAACTCGGGTGCCTCCACGACGAGCCGACGATGAAGGTCGGCATAGCGCTGTTCCGCGGCCTTCGGTAGATAGGCGAACGCACGGTCGGATGCACGACGGTCGGCTCCATTCAGGTTCTCGAAGACCCTGAGGTTCCGTACGAACTCGATGAGATTGAGCGCACCGTGGCTGTACCAGAGGAACAAAGCGGCCTCGAACTCCGCGTGGTCGAGATGCGGAACGGGTATCGGCACGGCGCCCGCCACTACGTGACGGACACCGTCGTTCGCTTCGAGGATGCGACTCCGCTCCTCCGCGGTGAGCCGCAGGTCGCGTGGGTCGAACGGCAGGCCGATGTCGTCCAGCGCCTCGAAGAACGCGGTCACCACGATGATCGTGTGTGCGGCCTGTAGGCGCTGTGTCCGGTCGTACCGTGAATAGCCCTTGATCCTGTCCCGGAGCCCGGTGATCAGCTGGCTGCCGAGCCGGACCGCCTCACCCTTGGCGTCGAACAGGCTGATCGCCAGCTCGCTGCCGCCGCCCGTGGCCGCCAGCAGCAGCCCGCCCAGGGCCCGGTCGAGCGCCGTGACCAGCGGTGACGACCCGCCGAGCAGCTTCACCGCATCCGCGTAACCCAGCTGTGTGGACATCGACGCAGCGTATGACAGCCCCGCTAGCTGTCCGGCGGGGACAGATAGCGCCACGCGGCGGACAGATGGGCGTTGCCCGGACGGGAGCGGCGTGCCCAGCATCGGGGACACGACCGTTACGGAGAGGGGTTCCCATGTCTGTCGCACTGCTGTCCGCCCTGGACGAGCTCACGCCGCGGGCACTCGGCGAGCTGGCCGGCGAGCCGGAGGTGGCGTTCGGCGACGTTCAGGAGGCGTTGCTGTCCGCGGATCGCTGCCCGGCCACCTGCGGGCCGTGCAGTAGGGGCACCGAGTTCTGCGACGCCACCGGCCGCACGCTCTCCTGACGATGACCGGCTGGTTGTCCGCACCGTACGTCCGGGAGCAGGTCGCCGGTGCGTACGACCACGAGTACACCGTCGCCGGCACGCCGGAGTGGACGTATGCCCGGCGGGACGTGCCGCTTCCCGCGCACGGCTGGAAGCTGCACGTCTCGGCGCGGGCCGGGGACCTGCCGGACCTGGCCGCGGTGCTGGTGCCGTACCTGCTGGCGGAGCGGCACGACTTCAAGCTCGCGGCCGGCACCGCCGCGCTCGCCGCGATGAACGACGGCTACGAGCACCCGGCCACGGTCGGCAAGGCGTTCACCGTCTATCCGGAGCCGGACCGGGTGCGCACGCTGGGCCTGGCGCTGGCCCGGATGCTGCGCGGCCGGATCGGGCCCCGTGTGCTCAGCGACCGGCGTGTCGCCGCCGACGCGCCGGTCTATTACCGGTATGGGCCGTTCGTGAACCAGTGGTTCGCTGGTGCGCGCGGCGTGCTGGCCGTGCAGATCCCCGGCCCGGGCGACGCCCGCTTCGACGCGATCGCCACGCTGCACTACCGGCAGCCGGACTGGGTCAGCGATCCGTTCGGGCCCGCACCGGCCGCGCCGCAGCTGCTCGGCGGCCGGTACACCGTGGACGACGGCATCATCCGGTCCGCGCACGGTGACGTGCTCCGCGGCCGGGACACCGCGACCGGCGACCGGGTGGTGATCAAGCAGGCCCGGGCGTACGTCGGCGAGGCGCGTCTGCGGCTGCGCAACGAACGCCGTGTGCTCGGCGCGCTGGACGGTGTCGGCGGCGTGCCGCGCTTCCTCGACCACTTCGCGCACGGCGACGACGAGTTCCTGGTCAGTACGGATCTCGGCGGCGACAATCTGCAGACCCGGATCATGACCGGCGGTGCGCTCGGCCTGTCCCCCGCGTTCACCCGGCTCGCCCACGAGCTGGCCGGGATCGTGTGCGCGCTGCACGACCGCGACGTGATCATGCGGGACGTCACGCCGCGCAACGTGGTCGGCACCGGCCTGGTCGACTTCGGCATCGCCGCGCTGCACGGGCTGCATCCGCGCGGCGGCACGCACGGCTTCGCCCCGTCCCGGCAGATGCGCGGCGCACCGGCCGTGCCGGAGGACGACGCGCACGCGCTCGGCATGACGCTCGCGTTCGCCGCGACCGGCCTGGTACCGGTGATCGTGGAGACCGAGGACGGGCTGTCCGCCGCGCGCATGCGCTCGTCGGTGACCGCGCTGCTCGGGCCGTCCGCCGGCGTCCTGCTCGACCTGATCAGCGGTGACGGACCGGTCGCGCTCGCGGCGCTGCGCGCGCTCGCCGCCGGCTCGCTCTCACTCACGGGACCCCGCCGGGGGTACGGCCGGCGACCGTGCCCGGACGTACCCGCGCTGCGCCGTCACGTTCTCCGGGTCGTCTGCGAGCAGGCGCCGGGAAGGGTGCTCGACGCACCGGAGTCGGCGTACGCGTCGTTCGACGCCACGCTCTACACCGGCAGCGCCGGACTGGGCCTGGAGCTGCTGCATCATCGGGAGTTCCCGGCCGTACCCCCGCTGCTGGACAGGCTTTTCGAGCATGCGGGGCGAGCCGCCCGGCGCTTCCCGCGGCCGCCCGGTCTCCACCTCGGCTCCACCGGCACGCTGCTGTTCCGCGCGCGGATGGGTGACCCGGA
This genomic interval carries:
- a CDS encoding NACHT domain-containing protein, with the translated sequence MSTQLGYADAVKLLGGSSPLVTALDRALGGLLLAATGGGSELAISLFDAKGEAVRLGSQLITGLRDRIKGYSRYDRTQRLQAAHTIIVVTAFFEALDDIGLPFDPRDLRLTAEERSRILEANDGVRHVVAGAVPIPVPHLDHAEFEAALFLWYSHGALNLIEFVRNLRVFENLNGADRRASDRAFAYLPKAAEQRYADLHRRLVVEAPEFGFWTAETRQREIGTALSRIETVLAPIASEHTPGDVAASLVRAWQAALDRPILSDGAVSGDLTIPTLALGYVDPDFRIRTVDSTASSAGEAWLDQVAAAGSPAEEAWWEQVTARSDLAEFLASHLTTPGATESPLLVLGQPGAGKSVLTRILAARLDARHFLPVRVVLREVPAEADVQDQIEYAVRAATGETLSWPALVRAAGPALPVVLIDGFDELLQATGVSQSDYLSKVAAFQRREADLGRPVVVLVTSRTAVADRARPPAGTLCLRLEPFRRPHVERWLAIWNTANTAALHGRGLAVLDAEVVLRQPQLAGQPLLLMMLALYDADANALRAAGEALDEGALYERLLTTFARREVSKTHEPADEVTLAALVEAELLRLSVAAFGMFNRNRQWIAEHELDADLRALMPDRRVELAGDFRRKLGAAEQLVGRFFFMQRSEANQAGARLRTYEFLHATFGEYLIARLTVRLIEQLAREEMDAAGAVFGSTGCRDHQLHALLSFAPLTNRESVLAFVAGLATQHRADAVRSLPVTLFQRLDRRPTDQDVRDYVPVTLPVPERYAVYDLNLLLLAVVLNGGVRASELFPGAVDLALSWRRHALLWQAMLGTVAWWAVVFTLQTRAVWLGDRRDLVVLLDRSSLPPLVDPYWHYRIHPGHPTRTMTSWQHTHADGLARQSNLVRDRVNETLMHAVQPLMARFADATTTFVADGDRAYSIAAAISRFQLAAVLGEDPDEIRHAGDAAVHAVTSGWSPQVGTYVRRRSARAVLVTVHAMQADVPDQSRQRWIGELQRMLE
- a CDS encoding lanthionine synthetase LanC family protein encodes the protein MTGWLSAPYVREQVAGAYDHEYTVAGTPEWTYARRDVPLPAHGWKLHVSARAGDLPDLAAVLVPYLLAERHDFKLAAGTAALAAMNDGYEHPATVGKAFTVYPEPDRVRTLGLALARMLRGRIGPRVLSDRRVAADAPVYYRYGPFVNQWFAGARGVLAVQIPGPGDARFDAIATLHYRQPDWVSDPFGPAPAAPQLLGGRYTVDDGIIRSAHGDVLRGRDTATGDRVVIKQARAYVGEARLRLRNERRVLGALDGVGGVPRFLDHFAHGDDEFLVSTDLGGDNLQTRIMTGGALGLSPAFTRLAHELAGIVCALHDRDVIMRDVTPRNVVGTGLVDFGIAALHGLHPRGGTHGFAPSRQMRGAPAVPEDDAHALGMTLAFAATGLVPVIVETEDGLSAARMRSSVTALLGPSAGVLLDLISGDGPVALAALRALAAGSLSLTGPRRGYGRRPCPDVPALRRHVLRVVCEQAPGRVLDAPESAYASFDATLYTGSAGLGLELLHHREFPAVPPLLDRLFEHAGRAARRFPRPPGLHLGSTGTLLFRARMGDPDAAAPATPFDAADPHDDIISGIAGCGIGHLLRGDHAAARACVDALLRPGPMRLSVTDTPSPSTEPASSYAHGTAGVLDLLLEYVAATGDPAVRTEARHRAGVLAHTAADLIVRARRRGAVPLAVSWCQGLAGIGRALLHATTVLGAGERGDARFAELALAAAEVCAEWVPRMQNPGQCCGLAGVGTYLIDCARHTGDGRWLDAAHDVARQLMRRSHGPDDAPRFVDLDRQDAPLSWSAGYTGILTFLRRLDDPAAPGLLEPSALLAE
- a CDS encoding AI-2E family transporter — protein: MKVLNAAKSRSALGTAALVAGQTLVVMLLGYVLLKLLGWAWPVVWPLTVALLLTTLTWPPARLLRKWGWPPALAATVVTLLFLLVAAGIIVGIVLPVAGQGPELAKGVVDGITQLREWASGPPLNIGDAQVDNAFNTAIEQIQSSASSIVNYTITGVGTVLNGVITTVLALFLMFFFLKDGPRFLPWLSRQLPGRLAVDIPTIAERSWRTLGSFVLSQAFVGLLDAVFIGIGLWIVGVPLVLPLAVLTFVAAFVPIVGALFAGFVAVLIALVFEGFWSALIVLAIILVVQQLEGNVFQPMIQSRGLGLHAAVVLLAVTLGGSVAGIVGSLLAVPVAALVAVFWTYLREQLSGPGTEPNDPDPAGTADPADPGGPAPSAPAGPSADPSAGPDDAVKA